A window from Vigna angularis cultivar LongXiaoDou No.4 chromosome 7, ASM1680809v1, whole genome shotgun sequence encodes these proteins:
- the LOC108338679 gene encoding ubiquitin carboxyl-terminal hydrolase 18 has protein sequence MLVVVGVSWDLNWFLQLLLSVIVVAVGVHFFVKSTASKYFEVDANFEGDQHHALADAMPGVLSSADDSLCAVCATPSSKKCSRCKAVLYCSQECQQSHWRSGHKTVCKDFHQAGARSPSQNGVINRGFNSSAAGAKSSSSIALIPARGTIYRPIKQPKDVLFPYDEFVKYFNWNKLGFPPCGLLNCGNSCFANVVLQCLSFTRPLVAYLLEKGHRRECSCNDWCFLCEYENHVERTMQSSQVFSPMNILSRLPNIGGTLGYGRQEDAHEFMRFSIDTMQSVCLDEFGGEKAVPPNLQETTLIQHIFGGRLQSEVVCTKCEKISKQYENMMDLAVEIHGDAASLEECLDQFTAREPLDGENMYKCEGCKDYVKAWKRLTVKCAPNILTVALKRFQSGRFGKLNKRIAFPETLNLSPYMSEAGDGSDVYKLYGVVVHIDMLNASFFGHYICYIKDFLGNWYRIDDWKVTTVELEDVLSEGAYMLLYSRCSARPSGLQIQTSESSGIAEVQTTEVEVEPGQTQQDDCLLSKIKTLTCSRGSEVLPSDNSPESKVSSTYDCESSAGLNSEAKREQFEDTGMINVDSTGIANEISCSAVESTSVPISQAVNDLGDVDITDRSFEGTSGEQDNTDMVRSSGSCPGSPNDPSFFGKHSSVSRDHRNVEDLEHKAVVKDKLITAKDNTYYGNGYVSANESSIPVEDAGKQISGIGFSH, from the exons ATGCTTGTTGTGGTTGGAGTGTCGTGGGATCTGAATTGGTTCCTGCAGCTGTTGCTCTCCGTGATCGTCGTGGCAGTTGGGGTTCACTTTTTCGTCAAGTCCACCGCTTCCAAGTACTTCGAGGTCGACGCCAATTTCGAAGGGGACCAGCACCACGCCCTCGCCGACGCAATGCCCGGCGTTCTATCCTCCGCCGACGATTCTCTCTGCGCCGTCTGCGCCACCCCCTCCTCCAAGAAGTGCTCGCGCTGCAAAGCGGTTCTTTATTG CTCCCAAGAATGCCAGCAGTCGCATTGGAGGTCTGGGCATAAGACAGTATGCAAGGATTTTCACCAAGCTGGTGCAAGAAGCCCGTCTCAAAATGGGGTAATTAATCGTGGGTTTAATTCTTCTGCTGCTGGGGCTAAGAGCTCTTCATCGATTGCGCTGATACCTGCCCGTGGAACAATTTATAGGCCAATTAAGCAGCCTAAAGAT GTTCTTTTTCCCTATGATGAATTTGTCAAATATTTTAACTGGAACAAGCTAGGATTTCCTCCTTGTGGGCTATTGAATTGTGGAAACAG CTGCTTTGCAAATGTGGTTCTTCAGTGCCTCTCATTCACAAGACCACTTGTTGCCTACTTGTTGGAGAAGGGTCACCGTCGAGAAT GCAGTTGTAATGATTGGTGCTTTCTATGTGAATATGAAAATCATGTTGAAAGAACAATGCAAAGTTCACAGGTGTTTTCTCCTATGAATATTCTCTCTCGATTGCCTAATATTGGTGGTACTCTGGGCTATGGAAGACAAGAAGATGCCCATGAGTTTATGAG GTTTTCCATTGATACCATGCAATCTGTTTGCCTTGATGAGTTTGGCGGAGAAAAAGCTGTCCCTCCTAACCTCCAGGAGACTACCCTTATTCAACACATATTTGGTGGCCGTCTACAATCTGAG GTGGTTTGCACAAAATGTGAAAAGATTTCAAAACAGTATGAAAATATGATGGATTTGGCAGTTGAGATTCATGGAGATGCTGCCTCCTTGGAGGAATGTCTAGATCAGTTTACTGCCAGGGAGCCACTTGATGGGGAAAATATGTATAAATGTGAGGG GTGCAAGGATTATGTCAAGGCATGGAAACGCCTTACTGTGAAATGTGCTCCAAATATTCTTACTGTCGCCTTGAAAAGATTTCAG AGTGGGAGGTTTGGGAAACTTAACAAGAGAATAGCCTTCCCTGAGACTTTAAATCTTAGCCCTTATATGAGTGAAGCTGGAGATGGATCTGATGTTTATAAGTTGTACGGTGTTGTGGTACATATTGATATGCTAAATGCTTCATTTTTCGGTCATTACATCTGCTACATCAAGGACTTCCTGGGGAACTGGTATAGGATTGATGACTGGAAG GTTACGACTGTGGAGTTGGAAGACGTACTTTCTGAGGGAGCGTATATGCTTTTGTATAGCAG GTGTAGTGCCCGGCCATCAGGCCTTCAAATTCAAACTAGCGAATCTTCAGGGATAGCAGAAGTTCAAACAACAGAAGTGGAAGTGGAGCCTGGACAAACTCAACAAGATGACTGCCTCCTTtcgaaaataaaaactttaactTGTAGTAGAGGTTCTGAGGTTTTGCCATCTGATAATAGTCCAGAATCGAAAGTTTCTTCCACCTATGATTGCGAGTCTTCTGCTGGATTGAACTCAGAAGCGAAAAGAGAGCAGTTTGAGGATACGGGCATGATTAATGTTGATTCAACTGGTATTGCAAATGAAATTTCTTGCAGTGCTGTTGAATCAACATCTGTGCCTATTTCTCAAGCCGTCAACGATTTGGGGGATGTAGATATAACGGACAGATCATTTGAAGGGACTTCAGGCGAGCAAGATAATACTGATATGGTTAGGTCGTCTGGTTCTTGTCCTGGTTCACCGAATGACCCTTCCTTCTTCGGTAAGCATTCTTCCGTTTCAAGGGATCATCGAAACGTGGAAGATTTAGAACACAAGGCTGTGGTTAAAGACAAGTTGATTACAGCTAAAGATAATACGTATTATGGTAATGGATATGTCAGTGCAAACGAGTCTTCTATTCCAGTTGAAGACGCGGGCAAACAAATTTCTGGCATCGGTTTTTCCCACTGA